The following are encoded together in the Cyanobacterium aponinum PCC 10605 genome:
- a CDS encoding thioredoxin family protein: protein MISVNQDTFNQQVLESSQTVLVNFWAPWCGLCMMLNPILSQLESQWEGELKIASINADDNLQLANTHRLKNLPTLILYNKGRIIHRFEGFHSREDLYSTVNNIMLSFVPESA from the coding sequence ATGATTTCCGTCAACCAAGATACTTTTAATCAACAAGTTTTAGAATCATCTCAAACTGTGTTAGTTAATTTTTGGGCGCCTTGGTGTGGTTTATGTATGATGCTTAATCCGATTTTGAGTCAGCTAGAATCTCAGTGGGAAGGAGAATTAAAAATTGCCAGTATAAATGCTGATGACAATTTACAATTAGCCAATACTCACCGTCTTAAAAATTTGCCTACTCTTATTCTTTACAATAAAGGGAGAATAATTCATCGTTTTGAGGGTTTTCACAGTCGGGAGGATTTATATAGTACCGTTAATAATATTATGCTGAGTTTTGTTCCTGAATCAGCTTGA
- a CDS encoding NnrU family protein, whose amino-acid sequence MNDSHFIMIALLFTFAIAHSGLAALRMWAERKIGARLYRVFFALVSIPLATVLIIYFFNHRYDGLVLWQLQDISGIKETVWILSFISFIFLYPATFNLLEIAAVAKPEVHLYETGIIRISRHPQMVGQVIWCIAHTIWLGTTFTLVTSFGLIAHHLFAVWHGDYRLTKRYGEAFIKVKERTSIIPFLAIIDGRQKLEIKEFLRPAYVGVTGFVFLFWWLHPWLMTATSRINL is encoded by the coding sequence ATGAACGATAGCCATTTTATCATGATTGCCCTACTATTCACATTTGCGATCGCACATAGTGGATTAGCCGCCCTAAGAATGTGGGCAGAGAGAAAAATAGGAGCTAGACTGTACAGAGTTTTTTTCGCCCTTGTTAGCATACCTTTAGCCACTGTATTGATTATTTATTTTTTCAATCATCGCTACGATGGTCTTGTATTATGGCAATTACAAGATATTTCGGGAATTAAAGAAACAGTCTGGATTCTCTCTTTCATTTCTTTTATCTTCCTCTATCCCGCCACTTTTAACCTCTTAGAAATAGCCGCCGTTGCCAAACCAGAAGTCCATCTCTACGAAACAGGTATCATTCGTATTTCCCGTCATCCGCAAATGGTAGGACAGGTAATTTGGTGTATTGCCCACACTATTTGGTTAGGTACTACTTTTACCCTCGTTACATCCTTCGGTTTAATTGCTCATCATCTTTTTGCCGTTTGGCATGGAGATTATCGCTTAACAAAACGTTACGGAGAAGCCTTTATAAAAGTTAAAGAAAGAACATCTATAATTCCCTTTCTGGCGATAATAGATGGGAGACAAAAGCTAGAAATAAAAGAGTTTCTCCGCCCTGCCTATGTGGGAGTGACGGGTTTTGTTTTCTTATTTTGGTGGCTTCACCCTTGGTTAATGACAGCAACCAGTAGAATAAATCTTTAA
- a CDS encoding LysR family transcriptional regulator, whose amino-acid sequence MSDIPFSLDQLRILKAIADEGSFKRAADSLFVSQPAISLQIQNLEKQLSVPLFDRGGRKAQLTEAGNLLLAYGEKIITLCQETCRAIEDLQNLQGGTLIVGASQTTGTYLLPRMIGLFHQKYPYVSVQLQVHSTRRTSWAVANGQVDLAIIGGEVPTELHDVLEIIPYAEDELALIIPPNHPLAEQETIAKEDLYNLNYITLDSQSTIRKVLDQVLTRCEINTSDLKIEMELNSIEAIKNAVQSGLGASFVSVTAIEKELKMGIIHRAYIDDVEIKRTLSVIVNSNRYRSKAAEAFIKEILPQFSSENHVSELDKLSKNNKQYLVIENDKGII is encoded by the coding sequence ATGTCAGATATTCCTTTTTCTCTTGATCAATTACGGATTCTTAAAGCCATTGCTGACGAAGGTAGCTTTAAACGAGCGGCTGATAGCTTATTTGTTTCCCAACCTGCCATTAGTTTACAAATCCAAAATTTAGAAAAACAATTATCCGTACCCTTGTTTGATAGGGGAGGAAGGAAAGCCCAACTGACAGAAGCAGGTAATTTACTTCTTGCCTATGGTGAAAAAATTATTACCCTTTGTCAAGAAACCTGTCGTGCGATCGAAGACTTACAAAATTTGCAGGGTGGGACTTTGATTGTCGGGGCTTCTCAAACTACAGGTACATATCTTTTACCTCGTATGATAGGCTTATTTCATCAAAAATATCCTTATGTTTCGGTTCAGCTACAGGTTCACTCTACCAGACGCACATCATGGGCAGTAGCCAACGGGCAGGTTGACTTGGCTATCATCGGCGGAGAAGTACCAACGGAATTACATGATGTTTTAGAAATCATCCCTTATGCGGAAGATGAATTAGCTTTGATTATACCTCCGAATCATCCTTTAGCGGAACAAGAGACCATTGCTAAAGAAGATTTATATAATTTGAACTATATTACCTTAGATTCTCAATCGACTATTCGTAAAGTTTTAGATCAAGTTTTAACCCGTTGTGAGATTAATACCAGTGATTTAAAAATTGAAATGGAGTTAAATTCGATCGAAGCTATTAAAAACGCTGTACAATCGGGTTTAGGGGCTTCTTTTGTATCTGTGACTGCCATTGAGAAAGAGCTAAAAATGGGCATTATTCACCGAGCCTATATTGACGATGTAGAGATAAAAAGAACACTATCTGTCATTGTTAATTCTAATCGTTATCGTTCCAAAGCGGCAGAGGCTTTTATTAAAGAAATATTACCTCAGTTTTCCAGTGAAAATCATGTGTCGGAATTAGATAAACTTTCCAAAAATAATAAGCAATACCTTGTTATAGAAAATGATAAGGGAATAATTTAA
- the psb35 gene encoding photosystem II assembly protein Psb35 gives MINHLSLEFLAVAGEFPVYFVAVYVVGFIAAVVIGSIAWYSSKRPVGWEDAEKPKFIPEVKAKENEENKE, from the coding sequence ATGATTAATCACTTATCTTTAGAATTTTTAGCTGTTGCGGGGGAATTTCCCGTATATTTCGTTGCTGTTTATGTGGTGGGTTTTATTGCGGCAGTTGTAATAGGTTCGATCGCATGGTATAGCTCAAAACGTCCTGTTGGTTGGGAGGATGCAGAAAAACCAAAGTTTATTCCCGAAGTCAAAGCCAAGGAAAACGAAGAAAACAAAGAATAA
- a CDS encoding GTP-binding protein, with amino-acid sequence MASKPVVTSLYSLARTSLQQSVSWYSSQRRHWNYPPNADLQGAVRDDLRALRAASEKLEQQIIKIAAFGLVSRGKSSVINALLGEKVLDTGPINGVTKWPKSVSWNPPSGKIKIELIDTPGLDEIDGETRANMAREISAQADLILFVIAGDITRTEYLALLELRQALKPLILVFNKIDLFPETDLDTIYQQLQQLSNQTHKPLFTPDEIVLISAQPQPLPIRIELPDGSVGEEWEYPAPMIQPLQEKILQILNREGKALLALNSLTQAKVAQKNIARKTIEMRDKEAEEIIWRYGKYKALIVAVNPIAFLDLMGGFVSDLMMIRALARLYGLPITSYEAGRLWQTIIKSLGSLLLGEVASMMMLGWAKTGAIISSLWENPSGFTMVASTVLTQGAIAAYGSYIVGKSTQVYLENGCTWGNYGLDTVIGEIIAQSPPDAIISRLRG; translated from the coding sequence ATGGCATCTAAACCCGTTGTTACTTCCTTATATTCCTTAGCCCGTACTAGCTTACAGCAGTCTGTCTCATGGTATTCTAGTCAACGCCGTCATTGGAATTATCCCCCAAATGCAGACTTACAAGGGGCGGTTAGAGATGATTTAAGGGCGTTAAGGGCGGCTAGTGAAAAGCTAGAGCAACAAATCATTAAAATAGCGGCTTTCGGTTTAGTTAGTCGGGGGAAATCTTCCGTAATTAATGCTCTATTGGGAGAAAAAGTTTTAGATACGGGGCCTATTAATGGTGTCACCAAATGGCCTAAATCGGTTTCATGGAATCCCCCCAGTGGCAAAATAAAGATAGAGTTAATCGATACTCCGGGGTTGGATGAGATTGATGGCGAAACAAGGGCAAATATGGCAAGGGAAATTTCTGCCCAAGCGGATTTAATTTTATTTGTGATTGCAGGGGATATTACTCGCACGGAATATTTAGCTTTATTGGAATTAAGACAGGCTTTAAAACCTTTAATTTTGGTTTTCAATAAAATTGATTTATTTCCCGAAACGGATTTAGATACTATCTATCAACAATTACAACAGTTAAGTAATCAAACCCATAAGCCTTTATTTACCCCTGATGAAATCGTGTTAATTTCTGCCCAACCGCAACCATTACCCATAAGAATTGAATTACCTGATGGTAGTGTTGGAGAAGAATGGGAATATCCAGCACCGATGATTCAACCTTTACAGGAGAAAATTTTACAAATTCTTAACCGTGAAGGTAAGGCTTTATTAGCACTTAATTCTCTGACTCAAGCAAAAGTAGCCCAAAAAAATATTGCCCGTAAAACCATTGAAATGAGGGATAAGGAAGCGGAAGAGATTATTTGGCGTTATGGTAAGTATAAGGCTTTAATTGTGGCAGTAAATCCGATTGCTTTTCTGGATTTAATGGGGGGTTTTGTCTCTGATTTGATGATGATTCGTGCTTTGGCTAGGCTTTATGGTTTACCTATTACCAGTTATGAAGCAGGAAGGTTATGGCAAACTATCATTAAAAGTCTCGGTAGTCTCTTGTTGGGGGAGGTAGCTTCTATGATGATGTTGGGGTGGGCTAAAACTGGGGCAATTATTAGCAGTTTATGGGAAAATCCTTCTGGTTTTACAATGGTTGCCTCTACGGTCTTGACTCAAGGCGCGATCGCAGCTTATGGTTCTTATATAGTAGGAAAGAGTACCCAAGTTTATTTAGAGAACGGATGTACATGGGGAAATTATGGTTTAGATACAGTGATTGGAGAAATCATTGCTCAATCTCCCCCTGATGCGATTATATCCCGTTTGAGAGGATAG
- a CDS encoding glycosyltransferase family 39 protein, with protein MALTTRVKLKGNKNSSLTRNQVIISLLLIWLFSFGCDRIWFSLDNTIPAWDPSEYLNGVTVYQDALRNPRWFDGAWWREFWLLSNKVPPLMYIITSPFFMILGGSVDHGNLVLSLFNLILLISLFLLGRLFFNDKIALFACILIQLIPSLYYYRLEFLLDFPLTVIIIFSFTCFSYWYFSHGKYSWWLSILSGISFGLGVLLKQTFAFFLFIPIIYSFFNLIFPRQWQKIAQLLISFICAIITFYPWYRTNWLLIFTSGKRATIDSAIIEGDPPLNTLKAWTFYGEILPYLLSWVVTLFALFGLVYLVVKYFSLKSSKYKNIWLFLASNFYQNQRHQKETIKVTIWLGVYLISGYLLSSLNMNKDIRYILPLIPVLALIISALIYSYQGKGKKIIKIVLVFISVILMIFNYFPLGGNWLTAKLSPKMQNFPYIEEPWATPEIIPTAIETTPYLRANIGVLPSTPEINQHNISFYGSIPRFKVFGRQVGTNEKFIPQDINSMDWFLTKTGYQGSIPDSQTIIVNQVENNGQFTLVKNWSLPDDSQLKLYYKKLPNNEVKPLNTHNSKLNLVEINIPPIFKQGVKIPVSYQWSGSWNNLVKGILILDWQSVTNPQQKWTHDHALAMGNLHSLNIDNFDSSKDFLITENTAMFVPNNMPDGDYILKATYLDKKNGESYHLSLPKIVVTVAQNSPSITTDRELDLISQLRIFAPNLSQGIEGLDPIFAQVGRINQYDPTQDYLKVAQKAMEYRLQQEENINYLYTLLLAQVLQQDVEGAIASAQELVTINPDNAFNHAYLSFLYLYDWRGEEGEKALKPALELQPEVKEFQYLEGISALMQGNLLKAWQIYQNIVS; from the coding sequence ATGGCGTTAACCACAAGAGTAAAGCTAAAGGGAAACAAGAATAGTAGTCTGACTCGGAATCAAGTTATTATTTCTTTATTGTTAATTTGGCTTTTTAGTTTTGGATGCGATCGCATTTGGTTCAGTTTAGATAATACCATACCTGCATGGGATCCGTCTGAATACTTAAATGGGGTGACAGTTTATCAGGATGCGTTAAGAAATCCTCGATGGTTTGATGGTGCATGGTGGCGAGAATTTTGGCTACTCTCGAATAAAGTACCACCTTTAATGTATATTATTACTTCTCCTTTTTTTATGATTTTAGGGGGAAGTGTAGATCATGGAAATCTTGTTTTATCACTGTTTAATTTAATTTTATTAATCTCTTTATTTTTATTAGGAAGATTATTTTTTAACGACAAAATAGCTCTATTTGCCTGTATTTTAATCCAGTTAATCCCTAGTTTATACTATTATCGTCTTGAATTTCTCTTAGATTTTCCTCTCACAGTCATCATTATTTTTAGTTTTACTTGTTTTAGTTATTGGTATTTTAGTCATGGTAAATACTCTTGGTGGCTTAGTATTTTATCAGGAATTTCTTTCGGCTTGGGGGTATTATTAAAACAAACTTTTGCTTTCTTTCTTTTTATACCGATTATCTATAGTTTTTTCAATCTTATTTTTCCTCGCCAGTGGCAAAAAATCGCTCAATTACTTATTAGTTTTATCTGTGCAATTATTACTTTTTACCCTTGGTATCGTACCAATTGGTTATTAATTTTTACTTCAGGAAAAAGGGCAACTATAGACTCTGCTATCATTGAAGGAGATCCTCCTTTAAATACCCTTAAAGCATGGACTTTTTACGGGGAAATTTTACCTTATTTACTGTCATGGGTAGTTACATTATTTGCTTTATTCGGTCTAGTTTATTTAGTTGTTAAATATTTTAGCTTAAAATCCTCTAAATATAAAAATATCTGGTTATTTTTAGCAAGCAATTTTTATCAGAATCAACGTCATCAAAAAGAAACTATTAAAGTAACTATATGGTTAGGAGTATATCTAATTAGTGGCTATCTATTATCCTCATTAAATATGAATAAAGATATTCGTTATATATTACCTTTAATACCAGTATTAGCTCTAATTATTTCCGCTCTAATTTATAGCTATCAAGGCAAAGGAAAAAAGATTATAAAAATAGTTTTAGTTTTTATTTCTGTTATCTTAATGATATTTAATTATTTCCCTTTAGGAGGTAATTGGTTAACGGCAAAACTTAGTCCTAAAATGCAAAATTTTCCCTATATCGAAGAGCCATGGGCAACCCCTGAAATTATTCCTACCGCTATAGAAACAACTCCTTATTTAAGGGCAAATATAGGAGTTTTACCTTCTACCCCTGAAATTAACCAACATAATATTTCCTTTTATGGTTCAATTCCTCGTTTTAAAGTATTTGGCAGACAAGTAGGCACAAATGAAAAATTTATCCCTCAAGATATTAATTCGATGGATTGGTTTTTAACTAAAACTGGTTATCAGGGTTCAATTCCAGATTCTCAAACAATAATTGTTAATCAAGTAGAAAATAATGGTCAATTTACTTTAGTAAAAAATTGGTCTTTACCTGATGATAGTCAATTAAAATTATACTATAAAAAGTTACCAAACAATGAAGTAAAACCTCTTAATACGCATAATAGCAAACTTAATTTAGTAGAAATAAATATCCCTCCAATATTTAAACAAGGTGTAAAGATTCCCGTTAGTTATCAATGGTCTGGCTCATGGAATAATTTAGTTAAAGGAATTCTCATTTTAGACTGGCAATCGGTGACTAATCCTCAACAAAAATGGACTCATGATCATGCTTTAGCAATGGGTAATTTACACTCTTTAAATATTGATAATTTTGATAGCAGTAAAGATTTTTTAATCACAGAAAATACGGCAATGTTTGTGCCTAATAATATGCCTGACGGAGACTATATTTTAAAAGCGACTTATTTAGACAAAAAAAATGGAGAAAGTTATCATCTTTCTTTACCTAAGATAGTAGTTACAGTTGCTCAAAATTCTCCTTCTATTACTACTGATAGAGAGTTAGATTTAATCAGTCAATTAAGGATATTTGCCCCCAATTTATCTCAAGGTATTGAAGGTTTAGATCCTATTTTTGCTCAAGTTGGTAGAATTAATCAGTATGATCCTACTCAAGATTATCTGAAGGTTGCACAAAAGGCAATGGAATATCGACTTCAACAAGAGGAAAATATTAATTATCTTTATACCCTTCTCCTTGCTCAAGTGTTACAACAAGATGTTGAAGGTGCGATCGCATCTGCTCAGGAATTAGTTACAATAAATCCGGATAATGCCTTTAACCATGCTTATTTAAGTTTCTTGTATCTCTACGATTGGCGAGGAGAAGAAGGAGAAAAAGCCTTAAAACCTGCTTTAGAATTGCAACCAGAGGTAAAAGAGTTTCAATACCTAGAAGGAATTAGTGCTTTGATGCAGGGCAATCTATTAAAAGCATGGCAAATTTACCAAAACATTGTTTCTTAA